In a single window of the Candidatus Celerinatantimonas neptuna genome:
- the pta_1 gene encoding Phosphate acetyltransferase, with protein MSRIIMLIPVGSDVGLTSVSLGMLRAMENKKLNTVFFKPIAQPCFDDQQPDLTTTTIDINSHLNVVEPFSISEAETLIGDGQMDILLENIVARAQTAIQTSDVALVEGLLATHKHPFANLINDSIAKTLGAEIVFVIAPGMDSPDQLKDRIKVAYAGFGGPQNKQIAGVIINKFNAPVDEQGRVRPDLLDNGYTPEHSPAEMLQVINTSPIRTLGCIPWSDTLITPRVVDVARYLNATIINGGDLNHRRIRRIVFCARSIPHVMEQVQPGALLVTTADHPDIIIAVCLAAISGVKIAAILLTGNTALPDSVLKLCQRALDHGLPVLSVKNTTWQTSLALQSFGLEMSAYDASRVEQVSDYISSHIDKFWLNSLRDAPEFSGQFSPPAFRYELTERARSAAKRIILPEGDEPRTIQAAAICAERQIAECYLLGNPDKILQVAHQEGITLGAGVTIIDADAVRENYITRLVELRKHKGMTSEVARKKLQDSVFLGTMMLENDEVDGLVSGAVHTTANTIVPPFQIIKTAPDVSTVSSVFFMLLPDQVLVYGDCAINPNPTAEQLAEIAIQSADSAQAFGIEPRVAMISYSTGTSGQGADVEKVREATQIAQQKRPDLLIDGPLQYDAAIMESVAASKAPDSPVAGKATVFIFPDLNTGNTTYKAVQRSADLVSIGPMLQGMRKPVNDLSRGALVDDIVYTIALTAIQAKQADEAMLEVPEEICA; from the coding sequence ATGTCTCGCATTATTATGCTTATTCCAGTTGGAAGCGATGTTGGTTTAACCAGTGTCAGCCTGGGTATGCTCCGTGCTATGGAAAATAAAAAACTGAATACCGTTTTCTTTAAGCCAATTGCGCAACCCTGTTTTGATGATCAACAGCCCGATCTCACCACCACTACGATTGATATCAACAGTCATCTGAATGTCGTTGAACCATTCTCTATCTCAGAAGCTGAAACCTTAATTGGTGACGGTCAGATGGATATATTGCTGGAAAACATTGTAGCTCGCGCCCAAACTGCTATTCAAACCAGTGATGTTGCCTTAGTTGAAGGCTTACTCGCCACCCATAAACACCCGTTTGCCAATCTGATAAATGATAGTATTGCCAAAACTTTAGGTGCTGAAATTGTATTTGTCATCGCGCCCGGAATGGATAGCCCAGATCAGCTTAAAGATCGGATTAAAGTCGCCTATGCAGGCTTTGGAGGCCCACAAAACAAACAAATCGCAGGGGTCATCATCAATAAATTCAATGCACCAGTCGATGAACAGGGCCGTGTGCGCCCAGATTTACTCGATAACGGTTATACCCCTGAACATTCCCCGGCTGAAATGTTACAAGTCATCAATACCAGTCCGATCCGCACATTAGGATGCATCCCCTGGAGTGATACACTGATCACCCCCCGCGTTGTCGATGTAGCCCGATATCTAAATGCAACGATTATCAACGGTGGTGATTTAAACCACCGCCGCATTCGCAGGATTGTCTTTTGTGCCCGCTCGATACCTCATGTGATGGAACAGGTTCAGCCCGGAGCGTTGCTTGTCACAACGGCTGACCACCCGGATATTATTATTGCAGTCTGTCTGGCCGCTATCAGTGGGGTTAAAATTGCAGCGATATTATTAACTGGTAACACGGCTCTCCCCGATTCAGTGCTTAAGTTGTGTCAACGGGCTCTGGATCACGGATTACCAGTGCTCAGCGTCAAAAACACCACCTGGCAGACTTCACTGGCTCTGCAAAGCTTTGGTCTGGAAATGTCAGCTTATGATGCATCTCGTGTTGAACAGGTCAGTGATTATATTTCAAGTCATATTGATAAATTTTGGCTCAATTCATTAAGAGATGCGCCAGAGTTCTCAGGTCAGTTCAGCCCACCGGCATTTCGCTATGAATTAACCGAACGTGCCCGCTCAGCCGCTAAACGGATCATTTTGCCTGAAGGGGATGAGCCAAGGACAATACAGGCTGCCGCCATTTGCGCCGAACGGCAAATTGCCGAATGTTACCTGTTAGGGAACCCAGATAAAATATTGCAGGTTGCACATCAAGAAGGCATTACTCTCGGTGCTGGCGTCACCATTATCGATGCCGATGCCGTTCGTGAGAATTATATCACACGCCTGGTAGAACTGCGTAAACACAAAGGAATGACAAGTGAAGTTGCCCGTAAAAAATTACAAGATTCAGTCTTCCTTGGTACGATGATGCTGGAAAATGATGAAGTCGACGGACTTGTCTCCGGGGCCGTTCATACCACGGCGAATACGATTGTTCCACCATTTCAAATCATTAAAACCGCACCAGATGTCTCTACCGTATCATCTGTATTCTTTATGCTGTTACCTGATCAGGTATTAGTCTACGGCGATTGCGCCATTAACCCGAATCCAACCGCAGAACAACTGGCAGAGATTGCCATTCAATCAGCTGATTCGGCTCAGGCGTTTGGAATTGAACCGCGCGTTGCGATGATTTCATATTCGACCGGCACATCAGGACAAGGTGCAGATGTTGAGAAAGTTCGTGAAGCCACTCAGATTGCTCAGCAAAAACGTCCGGATCTGCTCATCGATGGACCATTGCAATATGATGCAGCGATCATGGAAAGCGTCGCAGCATCGAAAGCCCCCGACTCCCCTGTCGCAGGTAAAGCAACGGTCTTTATCTTCCCAGACCTTAACACTGGTAATACAACCTACAAAGCAGTTCAACGCTCAGCCGATTTAGTCTCGATTGGTCCGATGCTTCAAGGGATGCGCAAACCGGTTAATGATTTGTCCCGCGGAGCCTTAGTCGATGATATCGTCTACACCATCGCACTCACCGCGATTCAGGCCAAACAAGCCGATGAAGCGATGCTTGAAGTTCCAGAGGAGATCTGTGCATAA
- the ackA_1 gene encoding Acetate kinase encodes MSKLILILNCGSSSLKFAVVDPISSTSYLTGLAECLSLPQARISWRLDGSKFGTSLEPYADHEQALTFMVNTILAATTTMAGRISAIGHRIVHGGEHFTQSALINDEVLKRIEECATLAPLHNPAHIIGIKAAQKAFPQLQNVAVFDTAFHQTMPESAYLYALPYQLYKKHGIRRYGMHGTSHRYITRRTATLLNKPESQINLISCHLGNGASICSVKNGQSVDTSMGLTPLEGLVMGTRSGDIDPAIIFHLHDSLGYSVEQINTMLTKESGLLGLTEETSDCRFVTDNYGEKESATRALDVFCHRLARYIAGYITSLDGCPDAIVFTGGIGENAALIRRHVLDRLSFLGIEINSELNLAACSGAESVITTSDSRIPALVVPTNEELIIAEDTARLAVI; translated from the coding sequence ATGTCTAAACTAATTTTAATCCTTAACTGTGGAAGTTCCTCTCTCAAATTCGCCGTGGTTGACCCCATATCTAGTACATCCTATCTGACGGGGCTAGCCGAATGCCTCTCATTGCCCCAGGCTCGCATCAGCTGGCGACTGGATGGAAGTAAGTTTGGTACATCACTTGAACCCTATGCCGATCATGAACAGGCATTAACATTCATGGTCAACACCATTCTGGCAGCAACCACAACAATGGCAGGCAGAATCTCAGCAATCGGTCATCGAATTGTTCATGGAGGTGAACATTTCACCCAATCGGCACTGATTAATGATGAGGTTTTAAAAAGGATTGAGGAATGTGCCACATTAGCGCCATTACATAATCCTGCCCATATTATCGGGATCAAAGCCGCCCAGAAAGCATTTCCTCAATTACAAAACGTCGCTGTATTTGATACAGCTTTCCACCAAACGATGCCTGAATCGGCTTATCTGTATGCACTGCCATATCAATTATACAAAAAGCACGGTATCCGCCGTTATGGTATGCATGGAACATCACACCGATATATTACGCGCCGAACAGCAACACTACTGAATAAGCCGGAAAGCCAAATCAATCTCATTAGTTGTCACCTAGGCAACGGTGCTTCAATTTGCTCGGTGAAAAATGGACAGTCTGTTGATACCTCCATGGGCCTCACCCCCTTGGAAGGTCTGGTTATGGGCACCCGTTCCGGAGATATCGACCCTGCAATTATCTTCCATTTACATGACAGTCTTGGTTATTCAGTCGAGCAAATCAATACCATGCTAACCAAAGAATCTGGCCTTCTCGGTTTAACCGAAGAAACATCCGACTGCCGATTCGTCACGGACAATTATGGTGAAAAAGAATCTGCGACCCGGGCCTTAGACGTTTTCTGCCACCGTCTGGCCCGGTACATCGCAGGTTATATCACCTCACTAGATGGATGCCCTGACGCCATTGTCTTTACAGGTGGCATTGGTGAAAACGCGGCATTAATCCGCCGTCATGTGCTCGACCGGTTGTCTTTTCTCGGTATTGAAATTAATTCGGAACTCAACCTCGCAGCATGTTCTGGTGCAGAAAGTGTGATCACCACATCTGACAGCCGGATACCAGCATTGGTCGTACCGACCAATGAAGAGCTCATTATCGCAGAAGATACAGCACGATTGGCCGTGATTTAA
- the adhE_1 gene encoding Aldehyde-alcohol dehydrogenase — protein MRQETQQNESVVEAIELIQQAKAAQKVLKTFSQAKIDDIVLNMVRAAQGETERLAKMAVFETGFGNIEDKITKNEFAANDLYNYIKDQKTIGILSKNPDTHTLEVAVPMGVLAGLIPSTNPTSTAIYKALIAVKSGNGIIMSPHPSAKNCIQETIRILHQAAVEAGAPEGIIGCMTKLSLEGTQELMHNRDTALILATGGEAMVRAAYSSGNPAIGVGPGNCPAFIEKTANVKEAIKKVFLSKTFDNGVICASEQSLVIERSIEEQVKKEIAQHGGYLLSEEESEKLSHVLLRDNGTMNPKIVGKTAIYVANLSGLSVPDDTKVLVSEQTTVSHENPYSREKLTPVLAMYIEDNSQAAISRCVELLTNEGSGHTASIHSENDQVIQKFSLQVPVSRCLVNTPSALGAIGATTDLIPALTLGCGAVGGSSVSDNVGPEHLINIKKVVYGFDYMVSQVA, from the coding sequence ATGAGACAAGAAACACAACAAAATGAATCAGTAGTAGAAGCGATTGAACTGATACAACAAGCAAAAGCAGCTCAAAAAGTTCTAAAAACATTCTCTCAGGCTAAAATTGATGACATTGTTCTGAACATGGTAAGAGCCGCACAAGGTGAAACTGAACGACTGGCCAAAATGGCAGTCTTTGAAACTGGCTTTGGAAACATCGAAGATAAAATCACTAAAAATGAGTTTGCAGCCAATGATTTATACAACTACATCAAAGATCAAAAAACAATTGGTATTTTAAGCAAAAACCCTGATACCCACACATTAGAAGTCGCTGTCCCAATGGGGGTTCTAGCTGGATTAATTCCTTCAACTAACCCAACATCTACCGCTATTTATAAAGCGCTGATTGCCGTTAAATCAGGTAACGGAATTATTATGTCTCCGCACCCTTCGGCTAAAAACTGTATTCAGGAAACCATACGTATTCTGCATCAGGCCGCGGTAGAAGCCGGAGCCCCCGAAGGAATTATTGGTTGCATGACCAAACTGTCTTTAGAAGGCACCCAGGAACTCATGCACAACCGGGACACGGCTCTTATCCTCGCAACTGGCGGTGAAGCAATGGTCCGGGCCGCTTATAGTTCAGGTAATCCAGCGATTGGCGTCGGTCCGGGTAACTGCCCTGCATTCATCGAAAAAACGGCCAATGTTAAAGAAGCCATCAAAAAAGTATTTTTAAGCAAAACATTTGATAACGGTGTGATTTGTGCTTCCGAACAATCATTGGTTATAGAGCGCTCTATCGAAGAGCAAGTGAAAAAGGAAATTGCTCAACATGGTGGTTACCTGTTATCTGAAGAAGAATCAGAAAAACTCAGCCACGTACTGCTTCGCGACAATGGGACAATGAATCCTAAAATCGTTGGTAAAACAGCAATTTATGTTGCGAATTTATCAGGTCTTAGTGTACCTGACGATACAAAAGTATTAGTGTCTGAGCAAACCACAGTCAGCCACGAAAACCCTTACTCCCGTGAAAAACTAACCCCTGTTTTAGCCATGTATATCGAAGATAATAGTCAGGCAGCAATTAGTCGGTGCGTTGAACTTCTCACCAACGAAGGTAGCGGCCATACAGCATCCATTCACTCAGAAAATGATCAGGTTATTCAGAAATTTTCTTTGCAGGTTCCGGTTTCACGGTGTTTGGTCAATACCCCGAGTGCATTGGGAGCCATTGGTGCAACAACTGACCTTATCCCAGCATTAACTCTTGGTTGTGGTGCCGTAGGAGGCAGCTCAGTTTCTGATAATGTCGGGCCAGAGCACTTAATCAACATCAAAAAGGTTGTTTATGGCTTCGACTATATGGTGAGCCAGGTCGCATAA
- the ycjG_1 gene encoding L-Ala-D/L-Glu epimerase, producing the protein MRQIEIETVKLPLSRPFRIARGTRQSVDVIRVMIEENGFIGWGECTPTAHYGQSPASVSEQIRSILPQLRQGMTRQELQLHLSRGSARNVLDCALWRLEGGRRHQSLWAVTEVVQPATICCAQTLSLASLSQMVDAAVEAINQGAQLLKIKLNDESVVEKVSAIRSVSQQTQLIIDANESWAGLDLPALMDELAVFDITMIEQPLPAGQDNCLKHFTHPIPVCADESCHDAGDIAPLSDRYEMINIKLDKCGGLTEALAMVEIAHRYQMDVMTGCMLGSSLAMEAALPIAAQSVFVDLDGPIWLAGDSAPYLVYRNGCIET; encoded by the coding sequence ATGCGACAGATTGAAATCGAAACAGTGAAGTTACCGTTAAGCCGGCCTTTTCGTATAGCCCGCGGCACCCGGCAATCGGTTGATGTGATTCGCGTGATGATTGAAGAAAATGGCTTTATCGGCTGGGGAGAATGTACGCCCACAGCTCACTATGGGCAAAGTCCAGCTAGTGTCAGTGAACAGATTCGGTCGATACTTCCTCAATTGCGTCAGGGGATGACCCGTCAGGAACTTCAATTACATCTTTCCAGAGGTTCGGCCCGCAATGTTTTGGACTGCGCGTTATGGAGATTAGAGGGGGGCCGGCGGCATCAGTCATTATGGGCGGTGACGGAGGTTGTGCAACCGGCAACAATCTGCTGTGCGCAAACACTGAGTCTCGCTTCGCTATCTCAGATGGTTGACGCAGCCGTTGAAGCAATTAATCAGGGCGCGCAGCTTCTTAAAATCAAGTTGAATGATGAATCGGTGGTTGAAAAAGTATCGGCGATCCGCTCTGTATCGCAACAGACACAATTAATCATCGATGCCAATGAATCATGGGCGGGGCTTGATTTACCGGCACTGATGGATGAACTCGCGGTATTTGACATCACTATGATCGAACAACCATTGCCGGCCGGTCAGGACAATTGTCTGAAACATTTTACGCATCCTATTCCTGTCTGTGCTGATGAGAGCTGTCACGATGCAGGCGATATCGCTCCGCTGTCGGATCGCTACGAGATGATCAATATCAAATTGGATAAATGTGGTGGATTAACAGAGGCACTGGCCATGGTTGAAATAGCTCATCGTTATCAGATGGACGTTATGACTGGGTGCATGTTGGGGTCATCTCTGGCGATGGAGGCTGCTTTACCTATTGCAGCCCAATCAGTCTTTGTCGATCTGGATGGCCCAATCTGGCTGGCTGGTGATAGTGCACCTTATTTGGTTTATCGCAATGGTTGCATTGAAACCTAA
- the gsiA_1 gene encoding Glutathione import ATP-binding protein GsiA codes for MEKTPVLDIQDLTVSFRSRAGSQRALDGVSFQLYSGEVVAIVGESGSGKSVTSLSLMGLLPENAQIERGQSIYHNNLGHSCDLTSLSEEQYRQLRGQSLAMIFQEPMTSLNPVLKIGDQLTEALRDHHLCSAKEAYRRSCQLLERVRIADVKRVMNSYPQSLSGGMRQRVMIALALTCEPDVLIADEPTTALDVTIQARILQILRDLQRQSKMAVLFITHDMGVVAEIADRVVVMFRGKVVESGPVEQIFNRPQHPYTQSLLAAVPKLGDMNGHNWPARFPIVGEYSQQPPPEHRCADYSVKPVLDVRGLKVYFPVRSGIFSKITHEVHAVEQIDLKVWPGETLAIVGESGCGKSTTGRALLRLVSGDSESIHFQGCEISLLNDRAFKSMRREIQMVFQDPYASLNPRLTVGFTIAEPLLIHGLVKSLKEATPQVNALLESVGLKAEHARRYPHEFSGGQRQRIAIARAMALKPKVIIADEAVSALDVSIQAQVINLMMDLQQQTGVSWIFISHDMAVVERIANRVAVMYLGQIVELGPRQSVFSHPQHAYTKRLLSSVPIADPSRQRTVELDDSELAPSPMRAVDESVAKLRYREVASQHWVADEF; via the coding sequence ATGGAAAAAACACCGGTATTAGATATTCAGGATTTAACCGTTAGTTTTCGCTCCAGAGCTGGATCTCAGCGTGCATTAGATGGTGTTTCTTTTCAGCTTTATTCTGGTGAAGTGGTTGCAATTGTTGGCGAAAGCGGTTCGGGAAAATCGGTGACCTCTCTTTCTCTGATGGGGCTTCTTCCTGAAAATGCCCAGATTGAGCGAGGCCAGTCGATTTACCACAATAATTTGGGCCATTCCTGCGATCTGACATCACTAAGTGAAGAGCAGTACCGACAACTGCGGGGCCAGTCGCTGGCGATGATTTTCCAAGAGCCCATGACATCACTGAATCCGGTGTTAAAAATTGGTGATCAGTTAACTGAAGCATTGCGTGATCATCATCTTTGCTCGGCGAAAGAAGCCTATCGAAGATCCTGCCAGCTGCTTGAACGGGTTCGTATTGCAGACGTGAAACGGGTGATGAACAGCTATCCCCAGTCTTTGTCTGGGGGAATGCGCCAGCGTGTGATGATTGCACTAGCGTTAACCTGCGAACCGGATGTCTTAATTGCAGATGAGCCGACCACAGCTTTGGATGTGACTATTCAAGCGCGTATTTTACAGATCCTGCGGGATTTACAGCGTCAGAGCAAAATGGCGGTGTTGTTTATTACCCATGATATGGGCGTTGTCGCTGAAATTGCCGATCGGGTTGTGGTGATGTTCCGGGGCAAAGTTGTTGAAAGTGGCCCTGTGGAGCAGATCTTTAACCGGCCACAACATCCTTATACCCAATCATTATTAGCTGCTGTCCCTAAATTAGGCGATATGAACGGACATAACTGGCCAGCAAGGTTCCCGATTGTCGGCGAATATTCTCAACAGCCACCACCAGAGCATCGCTGTGCTGATTATTCAGTTAAACCAGTGTTAGATGTTCGGGGATTGAAAGTGTACTTCCCGGTTCGCTCGGGGATCTTCTCTAAGATAACGCATGAGGTGCATGCCGTTGAACAAATTGACCTGAAGGTCTGGCCGGGTGAAACGCTCGCAATTGTTGGAGAAAGTGGCTGCGGAAAATCAACCACCGGGCGAGCGTTGCTCAGATTAGTTTCCGGTGATAGCGAATCGATTCATTTTCAGGGATGCGAGATTTCGCTCTTAAATGACCGTGCTTTTAAATCGATGCGACGTGAAATTCAGATGGTATTTCAGGATCCGTATGCATCGCTCAATCCCCGTTTAACGGTCGGTTTTACCATAGCTGAGCCGCTTTTAATCCACGGCTTAGTCAAATCATTAAAAGAAGCGACGCCTCAGGTGAACGCTTTATTGGAAAGTGTTGGGTTAAAGGCTGAGCATGCTCGTCGTTACCCACATGAATTTTCCGGTGGGCAGCGTCAGCGTATTGCAATTGCCCGGGCGATGGCTCTTAAGCCTAAAGTCATTATTGCTGATGAAGCCGTTTCAGCACTGGATGTTTCGATTCAGGCTCAGGTGATCAATTTAATGATGGACCTGCAACAGCAAACCGGTGTGTCCTGGATTTTTATTTCTCATGATATGGCCGTGGTTGAGCGAATCGCTAACCGGGTTGCCGTGATGTATTTGGGACAGATTGTGGAATTAGGGCCACGTCAGTCTGTATTTAGTCATCCTCAGCACGCCTATACAAAGCGTTTGCTGTCTTCTGTTCCGATTGCTGACCCGAGTCGTCAGCGGACGGTTGAGTTAGATGATTCCGAATTGGCTCCCTCTCCGATGCGAGCTGTCGACGAGAGTGTCGCCAAACTACGTTACCGCGAGGTAGCTTCGCAACACTGGGTCGCTGACGAGTTTTAA
- the gsiB gene encoding Glutathione-binding protein GsiB produces MKSIYARTAVAIGLALCLGIHAQAHDLKISMYADITGLDPQDTSDNVSYSVQSGIFERLFQFDAKMKLIPQLATSYTGNADATEYVIHLRKGVTFQDGTPFNAKAVKANLDRLANQKLGLKRNSLFKMVKTVTVVGPYTVKVQLKQSFGAFINTLAHPSAVMWSPSVLHRYPSEAQLRKHPVGTGPFKFEQWQPGKDVKLVKYNHYWKKGWPKVDSVTFYPAPEDATRVAALKSGQVNAIYPLPADLISAVKSDSKLAIQRDPSIYMYYLALNTQHKSLSNLKVRQAINYAINRKLWLRVGYAGLGTPAESVIAPNVQFFAKQTSPNYRYDPAKAKELLKEAGYGQGLNLKLWTSNATSSVRCAQFFKQQLAQVGIHVKVVPMDSGTRDAKLWSVRDPKKAQFDLYYGGWSPSTGDADWALRPLFATDSWVPRAYNVSYFSNAKVDQAIADGLKTANLKLRAKAYARAQKLIWKAAPIAFLGSPDNLVGKQKNLKGVSMLADGTLLFTKARFN; encoded by the coding sequence ATGAAATCGATCTATGCCCGCACAGCTGTTGCGATTGGTTTAGCATTGTGTCTTGGGATCCATGCCCAGGCGCATGATCTTAAAATTTCGATGTATGCCGATATCACCGGATTAGATCCGCAAGATACGTCAGATAACGTCAGTTATTCGGTTCAAAGTGGTATTTTTGAGCGTCTGTTTCAGTTTGATGCCAAAATGAAACTGATTCCACAATTGGCAACCAGTTATACCGGTAATGCGGATGCGACGGAATATGTGATTCATTTACGCAAAGGGGTGACGTTCCAGGATGGCACGCCATTTAATGCGAAAGCTGTAAAAGCGAATCTGGATCGCCTGGCGAACCAAAAACTGGGGTTGAAACGAAACAGCCTGTTTAAGATGGTTAAAACAGTGACGGTCGTTGGCCCGTATACCGTTAAAGTGCAGCTTAAACAGTCATTCGGTGCATTCATCAATACCCTGGCTCATCCGTCAGCGGTGATGTGGAGCCCTAGTGTCCTGCATCGCTACCCGTCTGAAGCGCAGCTGCGTAAGCATCCGGTCGGAACCGGACCGTTCAAATTTGAGCAGTGGCAACCCGGTAAAGACGTCAAATTAGTCAAATATAATCACTATTGGAAAAAAGGCTGGCCGAAGGTGGACAGTGTGACGTTCTATCCGGCTCCGGAAGATGCAACGCGTGTTGCAGCTTTAAAATCCGGGCAGGTCAATGCAATTTATCCTCTGCCGGCTGATTTGATAAGCGCTGTGAAATCCGATTCTAAGCTGGCGATTCAGCGTGATCCGAGTATCTATATGTACTATCTCGCTCTGAATACGCAGCATAAATCATTGTCCAATCTGAAAGTTCGTCAGGCGATCAACTATGCCATCAACCGTAAATTGTGGTTGCGGGTTGGCTATGCAGGGCTAGGAACACCGGCTGAATCAGTGATTGCACCCAATGTTCAGTTCTTTGCGAAACAGACCTCTCCGAATTATCGCTACGATCCAGCGAAAGCAAAAGAGCTGCTTAAAGAAGCGGGTTATGGTCAGGGTCTCAACCTGAAACTGTGGACGTCGAATGCAACCTCGTCGGTTCGCTGTGCGCAGTTCTTTAAACAGCAACTGGCACAGGTTGGCATTCATGTGAAGGTCGTTCCGATGGACTCAGGTACCCGGGATGCCAAACTCTGGAGTGTTCGGGATCCGAAAAAAGCTCAGTTTGATTTGTACTATGGTGGCTGGTCGCCATCAACAGGTGATGCTGACTGGGCATTGCGTCCATTGTTCGCAACGGATTCATGGGTACCTAGGGCCTATAACGTGTCCTACTTCTCCAATGCCAAAGTGGACCAGGCTATCGCGGATGGTTTGAAAACAGCCAATCTGAAACTGCGGGCTAAAGCTTATGCCAGAGCGCAAAAACTAATCTGGAAAGCCGCCCCGATCGCCTTTTTGGGATCACCGGATAACCTTGTCGGTAAGCAGAAGAACCTGAAGGGCGTATCGATGTTAGCTGATGGAACCTTACTGTTCACCAAGGCCCGTTTTAATTAA